From Coffea arabica cultivar ET-39 chromosome 2e, Coffea Arabica ET-39 HiFi, whole genome shotgun sequence, the proteins below share one genomic window:
- the LOC140036599 gene encoding chalcone--flavanone isomerase-like: MSLSLSVGEVHVDGHVFPPAAKKPPGSDQNFFLGGVGARGLEIEGKFIKFTAIGVYLEETAIPSLAVKWKGKTAEELTESVEFFRDIVTGPFEKFIRVTMILPLTGRQYSEKVAENCAAYWKAVGIYTDAEDKAIEMFLDIFQNESFPPGASILFTQSPLGSLTISFSKDSSIPEVSNAVVENKLLSEAVLESIIGKNGVSPDTKKSLAIRLSDLLKVFDNNNNKKLEADGAIAAEAPDEKQVNGVQVPVQVP; encoded by the exons ATGTCCCTCTCGCTCTCCGTTGGTGAAGTTCATGTTGACGGCCACGTTTTCCCTCCGGCCGCGAAGAAGCCTCCTGGCTCTGATCAAAACTTTTTTCTGGGAGGAGTAG GGGCACGAGGATTGGAAATTGAAGGCAAGTTTATTAAATTCACGGCTATTGGAGTTTACTTGGAGGAGACCGCCATTCCGTCACTGGCCGTTAAGTGGAAGGGCAAGACTGCAGAGGAATTAACGGAATCCGTTGAGTTCTTCAGAGACATCGTTACAG GTCCCTTTGAGAAATTTATAAGGGTGACGATGATCTTACCCTTAACGGGTAGGCAATACTCAGAGAAGGTTGCCGAAAATTGCGCTGCTTATTGGAAAGCAGTTGGAATTTACACTGATGCAGAGGATAAAGCCATTGAAATGTTCCTTGACATCTTCCAGAATGAGTCCTTCCCACCTGGAGCCTCTATTCTGTTCACCCAGTCACCTCTGGGATCATTAACG ATTAGCTTCTCGAAGGATAGTTCAATTCCTGAGGTCAGCAATGCAGTTGTAGAGAACAAGCTACTGTCAGAAGCGGTGTTGGAGTCCATAATTGGCAAAAATGGTGTTTCACCTGACACAAAGAAGAGTTTGGCAATACGTTTATCAGACTTACTGAAAGTGTTcgacaataataataataagaaactTGAGGCCGACGGGGCTATTGCTGCGGAAGCCCCGGACGAAAAGCAGGTTAATGGCGTGCAAGTTCCGGTACAAGTACCTTAA